From a region of the Bradysia coprophila strain Holo2 unplaced genomic scaffold, BU_Bcop_v1 contig_219, whole genome shotgun sequence genome:
- the LOC119075514 gene encoding histone H2A — MSGRGKGGKVKGKAKSRSNRAGLQFPVGRIHRLLRKGNYAERVGAGAPVYLAAVMEYLAAEVLELAGNAARDNKKTRIIPRHLQLAIRNDEELNKLLSGVTIAQGGVLPNIQAVLLPKKTEKKA; from the coding sequence atgtctggcCGTGGTAAAGGTGGAAAAGTTAAGGGAAAGGCAAAGTCTCGTTCGAACCGTGCCGGATTACAGTTTCCAGTCGGTCGTATTCACCGATTGTTGCGTAAAGGCAACTATGCCGAACGTGTCGGTGCTGGTGCTCCAgtttatttggcagctgtgaTGGAATATTTGGCTGCTGAAGTATTGGAATTGGCTGGTAACGCAGCCCGTGACAACAAGAAGACCAGAATCATTCCACGTCACTTACAGTTGGCCATCCGCAACGACGAAGAATTGAACAAGTTGTTGTCGGGTGTAACCATTGCCCAAGGTGGTGTTCTGCCCAACATTCAGGCAGTTTTGTTGCCGAAAAAGACCGAAAAGAAGGCTTAA
- the LOC119075506 gene encoding histone H2B-like has translation MPPKTSGKAAKKAGKAQKNISKGDKKKKRKRKESYAIYIYKVLKQVHPDTGISSKAMSIMNSFVNDIFERIAAEASRLAHYNKRSTITSREIQTAVRLLLPGELAKHAVSEGTKAVTKYTSSK, from the coding sequence ATGCCACCAAAGACAAGCGGAAAAGCTGCCAAGAAGGCCGGTAAGGCGCAAAAGAACATTTCGAAAGGcgacaagaagaagaaacgcaAGCGTAAGGAATCTTATGCCATCTACATCTACAAAGTGTTGAAGCAAGTGCATCCAGACACTGGTATTTCGAGCAAAGCCATGAGTATCATGAACAGTTTCGTTAATGATATTTTCGAACGCATTGCTGCCGAAGCATCCCGTTTGGCTCACTACAACAAACGATCGACCATCACCAGTCGGGAAATTCAAACCGCTGTTCGTCTGTTGTTGCCTGGTGAATTGGCCAAGCACGCTGTCAGTGAAGGCACAAAAGCCGTCACCAAATACACCAGCTCCAAGTaa